TTAAAATCTTCTCTGAAAGATTGATTTTCGTTACTAATTTCAGCTAAAGCTTTCCACAAAGCAACAGGATTTCGAAGCATTTCCAAACCTCCAGAATACGTCAAATGAAAATGATTATGCTCTTTCTCTATTTGCTGTTTTACTTCTTCAAAACCATTTGTAATCACTTCTACTCGCTTTGCTCCAATTTTTTTAAAGTTTTCACCATCTGCATAACTTGTTGCTAAAACAACGTCGGCTTTTTGCATCACTTCTCGCTCTAAATCTTCGTGTTTTTTAGCAGCCCAAGACGTTAATTTCAATTCTTTGTGATAACTAATTTGTGTCCAAGGATCTCTAAAATCTGCCAACCAGTTAAGATTTGGTAATTGTTTTTTTAATTTCAAACCGATCAAATGTAAACTATGAGGCGGACCAGAAGTTACAATGGTGTCAATATTTTCTTTTTGTAAAAAATCTTTTAAATATTCTGCAGAAGGATTCACCCAAAACTTACGCGCATCAGGAATAAAGAAATTTCCTCGCACAAAAACTGACAATTTCGACAAAAAAGATTGGTTTTCATTTTTCTCGAAATGTCCACCTTTATAAGCTTTATTTTTTGGATTCAGTTTTTCAGCCAACTGATAAGGTTCCCAAATTTTGTTTTTAACGATTTTAACTTTCGGATTAATGTCTTTCGCTAAAGTTTCGTCGAGAATTGGATAAGAAGGATTTTCTGGAATATATACATAGGTTTCATATCCAAATTCAGGAAGATATTTTGTGAATTTCAACCATCTTTGAACACCAGGACCTCCCGCAGGAGGCCAGTAATAGGTGATGATTAATATTTTTTTCATTCTAAAATTAAGCCTTTTGAGTGGCTAAGTTTACATTCTCTTTTGGTGAACATTTTTTATATCCCAAATAAACACCTCCCAACACAATGATTAGAAGTAAGATATTTGAAATTATCACAATCATATTTCCTGTAGAAATAACTTGTGGCTTAAATTCCATGACAATCGTATGATTTCCTTTCTGAACTGGTACTGCACGCAATACGTAATTCGCTTTTTCGATCGGAACTTCCTTTCCATCAACTGTTGCAGTCCATCCATGTGGATAATAAACTTCTGAAAAAACTGCAATTTGATCTGTATTAGAAGACGATTTGTAGGTAATTTTCATTGGTGAATAATCAACCAATTCAATTTTCGCGTTTGCATCAGCTGAAACATTTAGGTTTTTATTCTCAACCAAATCTTTACGTAAAATAACTGTATTATTAATTGGTGTAGAATTTATGGCTAAGATTTCGTCATTTGCATTATCTGTCCATTTGATGTTCGAAGCTAACCAAGCACTACCTAAAGCAGTTGGATTTTGTTGAACCTGCGGTTCTGTAGGACTTCCATGAATAATGTATTTCGTATTCATCATATTCAATACATTAATCAAACCTGTTTCATCTTTGATTCCGTATTTTTTTAATTGCGGATCTTGCGAAAAATAGATATCTACAACGTCTTGGTATTTCCCTAATTTAGCGGCATGATAACCACCAATTGAAGGAACAAAATATGAAGTTCCAGCTTCGTTAAACGTACTCAAAACCGTATTGTACACACGGAAATGTGATTGATCTTGTTTTGCTATATTCGACAATAAGTTATTCAACGGAACCTTGTAAGCTATTTGTGCAACATTATTGTTATTTTCTGCTTCGGTTTGTAAACGTGGTGACATTTCCGTTGGGAAAGGGTTGTCAACAATATATTTTGACACAAAATTATCTTCGTTCAAATATCTTTTGTTCACTGTAAATCCATCAATAAATGCCAAAGCACCTATCGTTAATATCACAACAATTGGTTTTTTGATCAACTTGAATAAATAAGCTAACAATAATCCCATTGTACACAACACAAAAATTAGTGTTCGTAACGTATCTGCTTTAAACATTGAAATTCTATCCTGAATTAATGCTTCATCTAAACGTTTCATTAAGCCATCCCATAGTCCAACTGCATTTGGATTAGCTTGTTGAATTTGTCCGATTAATTGCTCAGTCATGAACTTTTCATTCTCTGATGTAAATGGAAAAATCATTCCACCAAATAAGAAGAAAATAATCAAAATTCCGATTGTAGAACCACCAGCTATATAAAGTACTTTCTTTTTGAAGTCGTCAGATTCATCTGAATTAAAGAAATAATATAGCGTCAAAATTGCTAAGAAAGGCATTGTAAATTCGGCAATCACCAAGATGGAAGAAACTGCTCTGAATTTATCATACATTGGGAAATAATCGATGAATAAGTTGGTAACGAATGGTAAGTTTTTACCCCAAGCCAAAATGAAACTTAAAATCGTTGCACCTACTAACCATTTTTTATAGGTCGAGTATTTTCCACGAACCATAAAAACTCCGATAATAAATAAAAATACAACAACAGCTCCTTGATACGCTGGACCAGAGGTTCCTGGTTGATCTCCCCAATAAGCACTTCTTGGTTGACTTGCTACCGCTTGAAAAACTTGTTGATTAAACTCGTCTTCTCCTAAACTATATTGTGTATTTTGTAATTCGGATATATAATGTTGTAAATCCTCTGGATCAGTTTGTGAACCACCACCCATTAAATTTGGAATAAATAGATTTAATGTTTCTAATTTACCATAACTCCATTGTGTGATATAATCATGATCTAATCCGTTAGAATTCTTTTTCAACAACGTCATTTCAGATTTTCCACGCGTCGTCTCTTTACTGTATTCGTATGTCGATAATAATCGATTTGCATTTAATCCCGCAGCAATAATAACCGCTACAACAACCAATGCAGATGATTTGAAGAAATCGGGTAATTCTTTTCTCTTGAAACTGTCTACAAACTGAACAATTGCAAAAACTAACATCGCCAAAAACAAATAGTAGGTCATTTGAATATGGTTCGCTTGTAATTGCAAGCCCATAAATAGCGTCGTTAAAACAAAACCTGCGATATATTTTTTACGATACAACAAAAGAATACCAGCAACTAAAGGTGCAAAATAGCC
This portion of the Empedobacter stercoris genome encodes:
- a CDS encoding YfhO family protein produces the protein MKNKKNLLYILISLLLFVVIALVYCAPVLSGKSVIQPDIINYKGSAQEMLTYQEKTGENVYWSDAMFGGMPTYQTGAKYNFDVIKTIDGLFRFLPRPADYIFLVFTGFFILGLTVFKKWKYALVGAIFFAFGSYYFELIAAGHNGKLHTIGYFAPLVAGILLLYRKKYIAGFVLTTLFMGLQLQANHIQMTYYLFLAMLVFAIVQFVDSFKRKELPDFFKSSALVVVAVIIAAGLNANRLLSTYEYSKETTRGKSEMTLLKKNSNGLDHDYITQWSYGKLETLNLFIPNLMGGGSQTDPEDLQHYISELQNTQYSLGEDEFNQQVFQAVASQPRSAYWGDQPGTSGPAYQGAVVVFLFIIGVFMVRGKYSTYKKWLVGATILSFILAWGKNLPFVTNLFIDYFPMYDKFRAVSSILVIAEFTMPFLAILTLYYFFNSDESDDFKKKVLYIAGGSTIGILIIFFLFGGMIFPFTSENEKFMTEQLIGQIQQANPNAVGLWDGLMKRLDEALIQDRISMFKADTLRTLIFVLCTMGLLLAYLFKLIKKPIVVILTIGALAFIDGFTVNKRYLNEDNFVSKYIVDNPFPTEMSPRLQTEAENNNNVAQIAYKVPLNNLLSNIAKQDQSHFRVYNTVLSTFNEAGTSYFVPSIGGYHAAKLGKYQDVVDIYFSQDPQLKKYGIKDETGLINVLNMMNTKYIIHGSPTEPQVQQNPTALGSAWLASNIKWTDNANDEILAINSTPINNTVILRKDLVENKNLNVSADANAKIELVDYSPMKITYKSSSNTDQIAVFSEVYYPHGWTATVDGKEVPIEKANYVLRAVPVQKGNHTIVMEFKPQVISTGNMIVIISNILLLIIVLGGVYLGYKKCSPKENVNLATQKA
- a CDS encoding glycosyltransferase, encoding MKKILIITYYWPPAGGPGVQRWLKFTKYLPEFGYETYVYIPENPSYPILDETLAKDINPKVKIVKNKIWEPYQLAEKLNPKNKAYKGGHFEKNENQSFLSKLSVFVRGNFFIPDARKFWVNPSAEYLKDFLQKENIDTIVTSGPPHSLHLIGLKLKKQLPNLNWLADFRDPWTQISYHKELKLTSWAAKKHEDLEREVMQKADVVLATSYADGENFKKIGAKRVEVITNGFEEVKQQIEKEHNHFHLTYSGGLEMLRNPVALWKALAEISNENQSFREDFKLNFYGSLADDVKQSIVKQGLQTNLIVHGYVSHQESLNAINSANILILTNFDNVASKGIIPGKLFEYMATGNPILAIGPADADVEKILHKTKAGNYFSHEQVAEMKNYILSIYNQWLKNPNQKFETNENEVQQFNRKNLTSKLVEVVNSL